The DNA region GGAGCATACCATTTTGTAGGTAGCAAGAAGGAAGCAGCTTTACAACGCCATCCTTTACATCATTTGCCTCGTCACCAACCTTTGCAGCAACATCTAACGCTTGATTAAAATTGGTAATTGCAACAGCAAAGTTCTTTGCATTATAAGCTGCAACACCATCGTTATACAGTTTAGCTGCCTCATCCTTTGTTTGAGCAGATGCATTTACGGCAAAGAAAAAAGCCATCATGCTCATAATTCCAAAAACTCTCATAATCTTACTTCTCATAGGTCTATTTCGTTTTTAATTGTTCTCTTTTCACCTTGGCCAACATGGTTCTGCAAAGAAATGTTAATCCTGTAAATATGCAACAGCTACCGCAATTTTTGACGTTTATTTTTAAAAAAATTCACCATCAAGGCCGAACACTCATCCTTTAATACTCCTCCTTTCACTTCAGTTCTAGGGTGTAACAGCCCTCTTTCAATATTTTGGTAGCCTCGCTTCTCGTCGATGGTGCCATACACGAGTCGTCCGAGATGCGTCCAGTAGGCGGCAGAAGCACACATTGGGCATGGTTCAACGGTTACGTATAGCGTACATTTGTCCAAGTACTTCCCTCCAATCGTATTTGCAGCAGCCGTAAGAGCCTGCATCTCCGCATGAGCCGTAGCATCATTCAAGGCTTCGGTAAGGTTGTGCGCTCTGGCAACTATGCGTTCATTTAATACAACAATCGCGCCAATCGGCACCTCATCTCTACTTAACGCATAATGCGCCTCTTTTAGTGCCTCTCGCATGAAATGCTCATCTTTTTTCTCGATGTCGGTCATACTTAACTCGTTAAAATACATTTTTGAATAGCCGCAAATGTATATAATAATTCAGCAATTAAGCGAAAAATTGTACCTTCGCAACATTTAGAAATTAAGGCACTATGTATAGAACACATACATGCGGCGAACTACGCCTTGAAAATGTTGGAACTGAAGTGACCCTAGCAGGATGGGTTCAGCGCGTCCGTAAGTTGGGCGGAATGACCTTTATTGACCTTAGGGATAGGTATGGAATTACCCAACTTGTTGTCGACGACAACGCCAGCGCTGATGTTGTTGAAACCACCAGTCACCTAGGACGAGAGTTTGTGATAAGCACAATCGGGAAAGTTGTTGAACGCGCCAGCAAGAATAGCAAAATAGCCACCGGTGATGTAGAAGTAATAGTCAACAAGATTTCTGTTCTAAACAAATCTGAAATTCCTCCATTTACCATCGAAGATGATACCGACGGCGGTGATGAAATACGCATGAAGTACCGCTACCTCGACCTGCGCCGTAATCCACTAAAGAAAGCGCTTGCATTGCGCCACCGCATGGCCCAAGAGGTAAGAAACTACCTGGATGCACAAGGCTTTCTGGAGATCGAAACACCCTATCTCATAAAGTCTACTCCCGAAGGTGCTCGCGACTTTGTCGTTCCTTCCCGAATGAACCAAGGAGAATTTTATGCCCTTCCTCAGTCTCCTCAAACCTTTAAGCAGTTACTTATGGTGGCCGGATACGACCGCTACTTCCAAATCGTGCGCTGCTTTCGCGATGAGGACTTAAGAGCCGACCGCCAACCCGAGTTTACCCAAATTGACTGCGAAATGTCGTTTGTGGAGCGCAACGACATCCTTAACCTCTTCGAAGGAATGGCCAAGCAGCTCTTCAAGTCCGTTTTAAACATCGAATTTGAAGGTGAATTCCCCCGCATGAGCTACGCCGATGCCATGAAGTACTACGGCAGCGACAAGCCTGACATCCGCTTCGATATGCGATTTGTTGAAATCACCAACGATGCCAAAGGAAAGAACTTCGTAGTTTTCGATTCAGCAGAGTACATTGGTGGAATAGTAGCCAAAGGAGCCGCAGAATATACCCGCAAGCAGCTAGACGAACTTACCAAGTTCGTTCAGCGCCCACAAGTTGGAGCCAAAGGGCTGGTTTATATCAAGTATAATGCCGACGGTAGCCTTAAATCGTCTATCGACAAGTTCTTTAACGAGGCTGAACTTAAGGCTCTAGCCGAAAAGATGAACGCCCAACCAAACGATCTTCTCCTAATCCTCGCTGGAGACAAAAAGAGAACTCTAAGCGCTCTAAACGATCTTCGCCTCGAAATGGGAACGCAGCTTGGCTTAAGAGATAACTCAACTTTTGCACCTCTCTGGGTAGTAGATTTTCCTCTTTTGGAATGGGACGACGAAACACAGCGCTTCTACGCAATGCATCACCCATTCACGTCTCCTAAGATTGAAGACTTGGAACTATTCTCAACCGATCCAGGTCAAGTTCGCGCCAATGCCTACGATTTTGTTGTAAACGGCGTAGAAATCGGAGGTGGATCAATCCGTATTCACGACTCCAAGATTCAGGAAAAGATGTTCGATGTCCTAGGATTCACGAAAGATGAGGCTGAAAAACAGTTCGGATTTCTTACCAACGCCTTTAAGTTTGGGGCTCCACCCCACGGTGGTATTGCATTCGGATTCGACCGCTGGTGCGCAATTTTTGGAGGTTCAGACTCTATTCGCGACTACATCGCCTTCCCAAAAAACAATTCTGGCCGCGATATGATGATAGATTCACCATCGACCATATCAGAAGATCAACTCAAAGAGTTAACACTAAAAATTACCCAATAAATATCAAAAGGGCTTCGATTAACGAAGCCCTTTTTTATTGACAAAAAACAAGCAGGGGGTGTAAATTAATACACCCCCTGCTTTATAGGTTTTGTAAGATTTATTCTGCTAAAGCAATACTTTCAACCTTACGTGCAATATACATAATCTTTAAAGCACTAGCCTTTCTAAGCTCCTGCTTTACGTCAGTAACCATACCCATTCTTGCTTCTTCGTCAATCTTAAGCGCAACTGTCATGAAGCCCTTATCAGCCTCATCAAGTTTTTCACGCTCCGATGAAATAAAGTCACGAATATCTTCAGGTGTTCTGAATGAATCGTTTAGCTGAATACGAGCATCAGTACCATAGATAGCCTGAAACTCGCGATTTGGGGTACCAATAAAGACAAAGCTCGTAAGCGATTTCTTTTCCAATTTGGCAACCTCAGTTGCAGCTGGCAACTTTACTTTTACGTTAAGTTTTTGCTCCCTCATAGTAGTGGTAACCATGAAGAAGAAAAGAAGCATAAACACGATATCAGGTAACGACGCTGTCGATAGGGCGGGCATACCACCCTTTCCTTTTCTTGAAAATTTTGCCATCGTTATTTTACTCCTGCAGCGTTACGTGGGTTAGCCTCAGATATTTGCTGAGGATACATCTTCTTAATCGCTTCCTGTTCATCTTCAGAAAGAAGATCAAACTTCTTTCCAAATTTTTCTTGAGAAGCCTTTTCGCGGAGAACATTGTAGGCTGCAACAATCTCGTTTTGTACCTCCATGTACATTTTGTAAGAGGTACCACGGTCATTCTGCAACGATATTACCCCCTTCGAAACCTCAACGTTACCAATTCCTGGTATGTTTTTAACAGTACGTTCCGAAAAAGAAAGGTTGTTCTGAGGATTTTCAACGAACTCCATAACTTTCTCCCTAAGTTGGATAACATCCATACGCTGTCCGTTCACCATCAACCAGTCGCGACCGTTGACTAGAACCATTAACACGTTCCTTTGATTTACCTCTTGGTCAGTAGCTTTTTGCTCCTGAGTCCATGGGGGAAGACGTCTTTGCAGACCTGCATCCGAGTTCATGGTTGTTGTTACCAAGAAGAAGATAAGCAAAAGGAAGGCGATGTCAGCCATAGAACCTGCGTTAACTTCAGGCGTAGCTCTTCCTGCCATATTTTTATCTTTTTATCACCCGAAGGCGAATGTTCTAACGTTTAAAAAAGTCTCTAAGCTCAGTAAATAGCATTCCAATAATAGAAATACCGAAAAGTGTGTAGGTTAGATAAAGACCAGTATCTG from Acetobacteroides hydrogenigenes includes:
- a CDS encoding ExbD/TolR family protein; amino-acid sequence: MAGRATPEVNAGSMADIAFLLLIFFLVTTTMNSDAGLQRRLPPWTQEQKATDQEVNQRNVLMVLVNGRDWLMVNGQRMDVIQLREKVMEFVENPQNNLSFSERTVKNIPGIGNVEVSKGVISLQNDRGTSYKMYMEVQNEIVAAYNVLREKASQEKFGKKFDLLSEDEQEAIKKMYPQQISEANPRNAAGVK
- a CDS encoding ExbD/TolR family protein; the encoded protein is MAKFSRKGKGGMPALSTASLPDIVFMLLFFFMVTTTMREQKLNVKVKLPAATEVAKLEKKSLTSFVFIGTPNREFQAIYGTDARIQLNDSFRTPEDIRDFISSEREKLDEADKGFMTVALKIDEEARMGMVTDVKQELRKASALKIMYIARKVESIALAE
- a CDS encoding nucleoside deaminase, which produces MTDIEKKDEHFMREALKEAHYALSRDEVPIGAIVVLNERIVARAHNLTEALNDATAHAEMQALTAAANTIGGKYLDKCTLYVTVEPCPMCASAAYWTHLGRLVYGTIDEKRGYQNIERGLLHPRTEVKGGVLKDECSALMVNFFKNKRQKLR
- the aspS gene encoding aspartate--tRNA ligase; this translates as MYRTHTCGELRLENVGTEVTLAGWVQRVRKLGGMTFIDLRDRYGITQLVVDDNASADVVETTSHLGREFVISTIGKVVERASKNSKIATGDVEVIVNKISVLNKSEIPPFTIEDDTDGGDEIRMKYRYLDLRRNPLKKALALRHRMAQEVRNYLDAQGFLEIETPYLIKSTPEGARDFVVPSRMNQGEFYALPQSPQTFKQLLMVAGYDRYFQIVRCFRDEDLRADRQPEFTQIDCEMSFVERNDILNLFEGMAKQLFKSVLNIEFEGEFPRMSYADAMKYYGSDKPDIRFDMRFVEITNDAKGKNFVVFDSAEYIGGIVAKGAAEYTRKQLDELTKFVQRPQVGAKGLVYIKYNADGSLKSSIDKFFNEAELKALAEKMNAQPNDLLLILAGDKKRTLSALNDLRLEMGTQLGLRDNSTFAPLWVVDFPLLEWDDETQRFYAMHHPFTSPKIEDLELFSTDPGQVRANAYDFVVNGVEIGGGSIRIHDSKIQEKMFDVLGFTKDEAEKQFGFLTNAFKFGAPPHGGIAFGFDRWCAIFGGSDSIRDYIAFPKNNSGRDMMIDSPSTISEDQLKELTLKITQ